CGGCGTCGCGCGTGATCAACTTACTCCGGTACCGGCCTTCGGCAATCCGACGGCAGCCGTTAAGGTTTTCTTCTCACCCAGTTGCTTCGTATGCCAGATGGAGTTGCAGGAGCTTGCCGGCAAGTCGGATTTGCATAAAGACTTGGCTCTTTATCCCGTCGCCAACGAATCCGGCGACCTGGAGGCCATTCACCGCTTCCGCCGGGTGGTTGCCGAGTCAGGCTCGCTGCCCATGGCCGTGGATGCCCTGTTTTCCGCAGGGGAGGGCCTGTCCTTGGGCGAGTCCCTGCAGTTGCAGGCCGTATCCTTTCGAAACAAAGTCTTCCTGGCCAGGGCTGGCGCTCGCAGCATACCCTATGTCTTGACCTCCTCGCCCGCGCTTCTGCAGTCGGCATCGGCACGGCAAGCTCCTACTCCCGCCGTGGCAAGCGATATCGGCGCGGCCCCCGGCCTTGCACCGGCCGACGAAGGCTGCGGCTATGCGCGGGAAAGCTCCTGCGCCGACGAGGCCGCGCGCAATGCGCAGCTGTATAGCCGCAATTCACGCCAGAGCAGCCCGCAGTAAAAGCCGCACATCATTTTGCCGGCAGCGCAAGCCCCAGACTCGTCTGACCAGCATAGGGAATAGGCGGCGAAAGGGCCCGAGCTGGCTGGGCTTCGAGTGACGGCCGATGTGATGCTTGCATTGTTGCGCAAACATGATAACGTTAGGTCATGAATTGTTGCTCACTACACCCAGCTTGTCTCGCCGCGTTATCCAAACATCTGCAGCCAGAGCTGTTCAAGAGCCTGTGCGATCCGAGTCGGTTGGCCGTGCTCACTCGTCTGGCCTGCGCGCCTGGACCGCTCACTGTTTCCGAGGTCGCCTCGTGCTGCGGCGCGCACATCTCCGGAGCCTCGCGGCACCTGAAGATGTTGCGTGAGGCCGGGCTGGTGCAAGCCGAGAAACGCGGTCGCGAGGTGGTTTACCGTCCATGCTTCAATGAGTTCATCAAGACTCTGCGCGGGCTGGCCGATGCGCTGGAAGATTGCTGCGCCTCGGGGGAGTGCTGCGTCACCGAGAATACCGAGCAACAAGGAGACGAACATGAGCGAACGTGATGTACGCAAGGACGTATCCCGCGCCTACGCGGACGCCTTGCGCAGATCGAAGGCAGGCACTGGCGGCGGATGCTGCGGCGGGTCCGGCTGCTGCGGCTCGGCGGGAAGCTTCGGCACCCTGGCCGTCGCCGCGGGTTATGGAGAGGAGCGCGAAGCCTATCGGGACGCCGCCGCAAGCTCCTTTGGCTGCGGCAATCCCTTGGCTTTCAGCGGCGTGCAGCCCGGCCAGACCGTGCTGGACCTGGGATCTGGTGCGGGTTTCGACCTGCTCGTGGCCTCGGACAAGGTCGGACCGCACGGCAAAGTCATCGGCATCGACATGACCGATGATATGCTCGCCACGGCTCGCGAGAACGCCAAACGAGCGGGCAAGGCGAACATCGACCTGCGCAAGGGCTATATCGAGGCGCTGCCCGTCGAGTCCGGCACAGTGGACTGGGTCATCTCGAACTGCGTCATCAACCTTTCGCCGGACAAGCCGGCCGTGTTCCGCGAGATCGCCCGCGTGCTCAAGCCCGGAGGCCGCTTCAGCATCTCGGACATCGTGGCCCAGGACCTGCCGGAATGGTTGCGCGAGAGCGCGCGGGCCTATGCCGCCTGCGTGGCCGGAGCCATCTCCGAGCAGAAGTACCTGCGCGGGCTGGGGGCGGCCGGGCTGTCCGGCGTGGAAGTCGCGGAACGGCTGGTGTACTCGGCCGAGCAGATGCGGGCGCTGGTGGGAGATGGGCTGAGCGATCTCATCCTGCCGGCCGGGGCGGCCATCTCCTTCGAGGAGCTTGAAGGCAAGATCTGGAGCGCCAAGTTCATCGGCGGGAAAACATAGGCTGCAAGTGTGGGCCATGCGAACGGCCTACGTTTACTCG
This region of Desulfocurvibacter africanus subsp. africanus DSM 2603 genomic DNA includes:
- a CDS encoding ArsR/SmtB family transcription factor; translated protein: MNCCSLHPACLAALSKHLQPELFKSLCDPSRLAVLTRLACAPGPLTVSEVASCCGAHISGASRHLKMLREAGLVQAEKRGREVVYRPCFNEFIKTLRGLADALEDCCASGECCVTENTEQQGDEHERT
- the arsM gene encoding arsenite methyltransferase — encoded protein: MSERDVRKDVSRAYADALRRSKAGTGGGCCGGSGCCGSAGSFGTLAVAAGYGEEREAYRDAAASSFGCGNPLAFSGVQPGQTVLDLGSGAGFDLLVASDKVGPHGKVIGIDMTDDMLATARENAKRAGKANIDLRKGYIEALPVESGTVDWVISNCVINLSPDKPAVFREIARVLKPGGRFSISDIVAQDLPEWLRESARAYAACVAGAISEQKYLRGLGAAGLSGVEVAERLVYSAEQMRALVGDGLSDLILPAGAAISFEELEGKIWSAKFIGGKT